A genome region from Cutaneotrichosporon cavernicola HIS019 DNA, chromosome: 5 includes the following:
- a CDS encoding uncharacterized protein (short chain dehydrogenase), translated as MSTAAANPIAAFFASVWLQILTVWHTGLMFIPWVRPHWGLNDMADQRGRVIVITGGNSGTGYATALAYYSRGARVLILCRSAERAAKAIADLKRGGVANVLSEMEYTPVNEERVGTLEHIPCDLADLHSVDEAARMIAERVDRVDVLFANAGVMGMNGRTKQGYPLQFGTNVLGHQRLMAHLLPLLRTPRPRPARIISLASATHIQAPPGGIDYAGLDSGADRNVWLEYSESKWAIIALAKYVHAHYGPTCKDGVCSVPAPGEIISIAVHPGLVSTNLFMHLQTAKWLSYTFTWLLKLVLCTATIGSLNQIWAAEVADPIARELSGGYVWCFQERGRERVDLEAEAGTAAGETVWAWCEAQAARHE; from the exons ATGTccactgccgccgccaacccTATCGCGGCGTTCTTCGCCTCGGTGTGGCTTCAGATCCTGACCGTCTGGCACACCGGCTTGATGTTCATCCCTTGGGTCCGTCCGCACTGGGGCCTCAATGACATGGCCGACCAGCGGGGACGT GTCATCGTGATCACGGGCGGAAACAGTGGTACAGGATACGCAACTGCTTTGGCTTACTACtctcgcggcgcgcgcgtcctcatcctctgcCGATCGGCGGAGCGCGCCGCTAAGGCCATTGCCGATCTCAAACGCGGCGGTGTCGCCAACGTCCTCTCTGAAATGGAGTACACCCCAGTAAACGAGGAGCGTGTCGGCACGCTCGAGCACATCCCATGCGACCTggccgacctccactctgTCGATGAGGCTGCACGCATGATTGCTGAGCGCGTGGACCGCGTCGATGTGCTCTTCGCCAACGCCGGAGTTATGGGGATGAATGGGCGCACGAAGCAAGGCTATCCCCTCCAGTTTGGCACTAAC GTACTCGGACACCAGCGCCTCATggcccacctcctccccctcctccgcacACCACGACCCCGGCCCGCACGTATCATCTCCCTCGCCTCTGCCACACACATTCAGGCTCCTCCGGGTGGCATTGACTATGCCGGCCTCGACAGCGGAGCTGATCGTAATGTGTGGCTCGAGTACAGCGAGAGCAAGTGGGCCATCATCGCGCTTGCCAAGTACGTACACGCGCACTACGGGCCGACTTGCAAGGACGGGGTTTGCAGCGTCCCTGCTCCCGGAGAGATCATCTCCATTGCCGTGCATCCGGGCCTAGTGTCTACCAACCTGTTCATGCACCTCCAGACTGCAAAGTGGTTGAGCTACACGTTCACTTGgctgctcaagctcgtctTGTGCACGGCAACTATCGGCTCTCTCAACCAGATTTGGGCCGCTGAGGTCGCGGATCCCATTGCCCGCGAGCTCAGTGGCGGGTATGTTTGGTGTTTCCAGgagcgaggaagggagcgggtcgatctcgaggctgaggctgggACTGCAGCAGGGGAGACGGTGTGGGCATGGTGCGAGGCGCAGGCTGCTCGCCATGAGTAG
- a CDS encoding uncharacterized protein (Histone deacetylase domain), protein MTSVAYIWSAELQRAADKLPANVGRSSLVHGLVRALGLLDNPPDHRDTVREGVDGQGAGSNGGHNDEASRDPEVTWLCSESGPGEGKEGGDVEDDDDEDDEDDDEELTDPPIHGIRVVPPDLSFATPTELRRYHDQRYLDYVLQSYSGDNSDSGSSADDDDDRPTKRRREAMGLEDDCPRFPALRAYVPLVAAGTLTACRLLVQGTAKMAIVWDGGRHHALRARASGFCYVADAVLGILLLAREGVPRSPGSKRRARILYLDMDLHYGDGVATAFTSPTHFPYPLRGRPRAPQVLTLSVHHQSRIFFPPGAPGLTPSDTPHPFSLSLPLAAFAHPSTYARMWRCVEMVHSAWAPDYIVLQLGVDGLPGDRIGQWGAWSPHGEGGSTWVVEQVMAWGVPTAVLGGGGYEHANAARAWALATAAIVGTDIGTDTDVPDHESIEAYAPAFTLEVPESNVPDENTEEAFVEAERTYAILSERIREIVAL, encoded by the exons ATGACCTCAGTCGCGTATATCTGGAGTGCTGAACTCCAGCGGGCGGCAGACAAGCTGCCCGCGAACGTTGGCCGGTCGAGCCTCGTGCAtggcctcgtccgcgcTCTGGGCCTGCTCGATAATCCGCCTGACCATCGCGACACtgtgagggaaggtgtggATGGGCAAGGTGCGGGCAGCAACGGTGGACACAATGATGAGGCTTCGCGAGATCCCGAGGTCACATGGCTTTGTTCTGAGAGCGGACCGGGcgaagggaaggaaggtggcgaTGTTgaagacgatgacgacgaagacgatgaagacgacgatgaggaacTGACGGATCCACCAATACACGGCATTCGCGTGGTCCCACCAGACCTCTCCTTCGCAACACCCACCGAGCTACGACGCTACCACGACCAGCGCTATCTCG ACTATGTACTCCAGTCGTACTCTGGAGACAACTCAGACTCTGGTTCGAgcgcggacgacgacgatgaccGTCCGACGAAACGGCGCCGCGAAGCAATGGGCCTGGAAGAC GACTGTCCCCGTTTCCCCGCGTTGCGAGCTTACGTtcccctcgtcgccgcagGCACACTTACAGCCTGTCGCCTACTCGTACAGGGAACGGCGAAAATGGCAATTGTATGGGACGGGGGACGGCACCATGCCCTCCGCGCACGCGCTAGTGGATTCTGCTACGTGGCCGACGCGGTGCTCGgtatcctcctcctcgctcgagAGGGCGTACCCCGTTCCCCTGGGTCTAAAAGACGGGCGCGAATCCTTTACTTGGATATGGACTTGCATTACGGCGACGGTGTCGCGACGGCCTTTACGTCTCCAACCCACTTCCCTTATCCTCTAAGAGGACGGCCACGGGCCCCACAAGTCTTAACGCTGAGTGTCCATCACCAGAGTCGGATATTCTTTCCTCCTGGCGCACCTGGTCTTACGCCAAGTGATACGCCACACCCGTTCTCCTTGTCTCTTCCGCTCGCGGCGTTTGCCCATCCCTCGACGTATGCGCGGATGTGGCGTTGCGTCGAGATGGTTCACTCTGCATGGGCACCAGATTACATcgtcctccagctcggcgtcgatgggCTGCCGGGGGATAGGATTGGTCAGTGGGGGGCATGGAGCCCGCacggggaaggagggagtACCTGGGTCGTTGAGCAGGTTATGGCGTGGGGTGTACCCACTGCTGTActtggtggaggagggtaTGAGCATGCGAATGCGGCGCGGGCTTGGGCACTCGCCACGGCCGCAATTGTGGGGACGGATATTGGGACGGATACGGACGTGCCGGACCACGAGAGTATCGAGGCTTACGCGCCCGCGTTTACACTCGAGGTGCCCGAAAGTAATGTACCAGACGAGAATACTGAGGAGGCGTTTgtggaggccgagcggACGTATGCCATCTTGTCGGAGCGTATCCGCGAGATCGTCGCGCTGTAG
- a CDS encoding uncharacterized protein (PB1 domain) gives MPSTPASEPRRKTNRRDESLRKKIENELSRKRPGGGRGQQDGTPSSFKRPSKRNIKGTVAGLRPSPALTVPEGMSVADAAQLCAAKRTDCVLVVDEEEGLSGIFTAKDLAFRVTAEGLDPRLTAVSTIMTRNPMVTRDTTSATEALQLMVSRHFRHLPVCNEDGDVVGLLDITKVFHDALAKVERSSSATNQLSAALAGVQSELGPGLNSNPQAAAMLAYVDALRDKMAQPDLMSVLDTSLPPPTVTPRTSVREAARLMKDRRTTAVCVLEANSATSTLSGMSNPGAPPKIAGIFTSKDIVLRVIAAGLDASRCSVVRVMTPHPDTAPPFMIVQDALKKMHNGHYLNLPVVTEDEGRLIGIVDVLKLTYATLEQIDSMNEETGSESGGPMWSKFFDTLNQGAPEDDSVSALSRHSSHDTPSKLHQRGLSVTSPISEVMPGDSASAINDNISDIGLNKGPASSVAPPALPEDDGTYVFKFKTPSGRTHRFQARHDSYDLLRDIVLGKLQVDPFFEPSSDSNAFVPDPTCFVLSYNDDEGDLVDITADTDVADAVSVARGQKSSRVVLSVHGGKNWEEAIRLNAASAAAEAEEAAEEAKVVSVPEKKIETIPELPEVSVSVSDPAETLKDPRADPAHEPTYGATGVHARNIVDPNDLILGVLPKDMALPAAIGFLGVVIAGVFVASRTTK, from the exons ATGCCGTCCACTCCCGCATCCGAGCCCCGTAGGAAGACGAATCGTCGTGACGAG TCTCTGCGCAAGAAGATTGAGAATGAGCTCTCCCGCAAGCGCCCCGGCGGTGGCCGAGGCCAGCAGGATGGCACCCCGTCGAGCTTCAAGCGCCCTTCCAAGCGCAACATCAAAGGCACTGTCGCTGGTCTCCGCCCCAGTCCGGCCCTAACTGTTCCCGAGGGCATGAGTGTCGCCGATGCCGCCCAGCTGTGCGCGGCCAAGCGCACTGACTGTGTCCtagtcgtcgacgaggaggagggcctcAGTGGTATTTTCACCGCAAAGGACCTTGCCTTCCGCGTCACGGCTGAGGGTCTTGACCCTCGCCTCACCGCCGTCTCGACCATCATGACTCGCAACCCCATGGTCACGCGCGACACAACTAGCGCTACTGAGGCTCTCCAGCTCATGGTTTCGCGCCATTTCCGCCATCTC cccGTTTGCAACGAGGACGGTGATGTTGttggcctccttgacaTTACAAAGGTGTTCCatgacgcgctcgccaaggtcgagcgcaGCTCGTCAGCAACCAACCAGCTTTCGGCCGCCCTTGCCGGTGTTCAGAGCGAGCTTGGTCCTGGTCTCAACAGCAATCCCCAGGCCGCGGCAATGCTCGCCTACGTCGACGCTCTGCGCGACAAGATGGCTCAGCCGGACCTCATGTCGGTTCTCGACACcagccttcctccacccacaGTCACTCCCCGCACCTCTGTGCGAGAGGCTGCCCGTCTCATGAAGGACCGCAGAACGACTGCCGTCTGTGTCCTCGAGGCGAACTCGGCTACGAGCACGCTCTCCGGCATGAGCAACCCCGGCGCTCCTCCGAAGATCGCCGGTATCTTCACCTCCAAGGACATTGTCCTGCGTGTCATTGcggccggcctcgacgcctcgcgctgcaGCGTCGTGCGTGTTATGACCCCGCACCCAGACACTGCTCCTCCCTTCATGATCGTCCAAGACGCTCTCAAGAAGATGCACAACGGCCACTACCTCAACCTCCCGGTCGTcaccgaggatgagggcCGTTTGATCGGTATCGTCGACGTGCTCAAGCTCACGTACGCGACGCTCGAGCAGATCGACTCTATGAACGAGGAGACGGGCAGCGAGAGCGGTGGACCAATGTGGAGCAAGTTCTTCGACACTCTCAACCAAGGAGCGCCAGAGGACGACTCGGTGTCGGCTCTCTCGCGCCATTCGTCACACGACACGCCGTCAAAGCTGCACCAGCGCGGCCTGTCTGTCACTTCACCTATTTCGGAGGTGATGCCTGGCGACTCGGCCTCAGCCATAAATGACAATATTTCCGACATTGGCCTCAACAAGGGCCCTGCGTCTTCCGTTGCCCCGCCCGCACTTCCTGAGGACGACGGCACATATGTCTTCAAGTTCAAGACGCCATCTGGGCGGACGCATCGCTTCCAGGCTCGTCACGACAGCTACGACCTTCTTCGCGACATTGTTCTGGGCAAGCTCCAGGTCGACCCTTTCTTTGAACCGTCATCAGACTCGAACGCCTTTGTCCCCGACCCGACCTGCTTCGTTCTCAGCTAtaacgacgacgagggagATCTTGTTGACATCACCGCCGACACCGATGtggccgacgccgtcagCGTTGCTCGTGGGCAGAAGTCATCTCGCGTTGTTCTCTCCGTCCACGGCGGCAAGAACTGGGAGGAGGCCATCCGTCTGAACGCGGCTTCGGCCGCagctgaggctgaggaagcggccgaggaggccaaggttgTTTCTGTGCCGGAGAAGAAGATTGAGACGATTCCCGAGCTCCCCGAGGTGTCCGTGTCCGTCAGCGACCCTGCGGAGACGTTGAAGGACCCTCGCGCGGACCCTGCCCACGAGCCAACCTACGGTGCAACGGGCGTCCACGCACGCAACATTGTTGACCCCAAcgacctcatcctcggcgttCTCCCTAAGGATATGGCACTGCCGGCGGCGATCGGCTTCCTGGGCGTCGTCATTGCCGGCGTCTTCGTTGCGTCGCGCACCACCAAGTAG
- a CDS encoding uncharacterized protein (Ribosomal protein S13/S18), whose protein sequence is MHLLGHHLPEHKALKVALTAFYGVNQAVAARLLARLQIPERARVSSLTETQVTALSAYLSSPTSSAAPGPTPVAIESGAQMPNARGKGKEASDPLNTLLIETDLRRQRQADILHHRQIGTYRGRRHAMGLPVRGQNTRNNASTAKRLNSVNRKAFSTQISAPLFNAPVPQPPSNILTLLGRQ, encoded by the exons ATGCATCTCCTCGGTCACCACCTCCCCGAGCacaaggcgctcaaggtcgcCCTCACGGCCTTCTACGGCGTCAACCAGGCCGTGGCGGCccgcctccttgcgcgTCTGCAGATCcccgagcgcgcgcgcgtctccAGCCTTACTGAGACGCAGGTAACTGCGCTCTCTGCGTATCTCTCTtcgccgacgtcctcggcggcgccggGTCCCACACCCGTGGCTAtcgagagcggcgcgcAGATGCCAAACGCGCgcggcaagggcaaggaggccaGCGACCCGCTCAACACGCTCCTCATCGAGACTGAcctgcgccgccagcgtcaGGCCGAcatcctccaccaccgccagATTGGGACGTACCGTGGCCGTCGTCATGCCATGGGCCTGCCAGTCCGCGGACAGAACACGCGTAACAATGCCTCGACTGCCAAGAGGCTCAACTCGGTCAACCGCAAGGCTTTCTC GACTCAGATCTCGGCACCCCTCTTCAACGCCCCCGTACCTCAGCCCCCTTCCAACATCCTCACGTTGCTTGGCCGGCAATAG